Genomic window (Mycolicibacterium smegmatis):
CGTGGCGGAGGCGCGAATTTCGGCGTGGTGACGCATCTTCGGGTGCGTCTGCACCCGGTTCCTCACCTGGCCACCGGCGTGCTCATGTTCCCGTGGGAGCAGGCGGCAGAGGTGATGCGCCGTTACGACGCACTGGCGCCGTCGCTGCCGGACGGCCTCACGGCGCAGATCGGGGTGATCCCCGCTCCCGACGGCGGGCCCGTGGTGTTCGTGGCGCCGTACTGGGTCGGCGACCCCGACGAGGGTGACCGATGGGTGGGGGAGTTGCGGCGACTCGGAACGCCGGTGGTCGATCAGGTCGCGCCGATGTCGCCGAGTGCCCAGCTACGCCTGCTCGATCCTCTCGTACCGCGCGGACGGCACTACGAGATGCGCACGGTCAACGTCGAGACGCTGTCCTCAGGGGTGATCGATGCACTCGTGGCTGCCGGCTCGTCGCGTACGAGCCCCGCGAGTGTGCTGGCCCTGCACCACTTCCACGGTGCGTCGACGCGCATCGGCGTCACAGACACCGCATTCGGTCTGCGCACACCGCATTTCCTGGTGGAGATCGTCGCGGCCTGGGACGCCGATTCCGGCGAGGACGGCGAACGGCATCGGCACTGGGCGCAGTCGACTTTCGACGCGCTCGGCGCTCATGCGCTGCCGGGTGGCTACCCGAATCTCATCGGCCCGGACCAGCGGAACCAGGCTGACGCCGCCTACGGCCCCAACGCCGAGCGCCTCCTCGCCGTCAAGGACCGGTGGGACGCGGGGAACGTCTTCACGGCCATTCCTCTTCCGTCGCGATCGGTCACGTCCTGACGCGAGCGGCTTCGGCCGACACCCCGAGCCGCTGAGCAACGGCGCCCACGGCTCGGTACATATCGAATGCCCGTAAAAGCACTCGGGCACAAGCGATCAAGGAGATTGCTTCGATGTTTGCAACTTGCGGCGCCGGTGCCACGATCACCGGTCCGGACGCGCTCGCCGAGCGGTTCGTCCGTGAGACCGAACCCGTCCGGGACTTTTTGATCCGCAACGCCATCCGGCTGACACACCAACGTGCCGACGCCGAGGACCTCGTACAGGAAACCCTGCTCAAGGCGTACCTGTCCTTCGGCAGATACCGAGAGGGCAACCATCTCAAGGCCTGGCTGGCGCGGATCATGTCCAACGCGTGGATCGACAGGCACCGGTCGGCCCAACGGCGTCCGGCAGAACAACTCAGCGCCGAGATGGCCGACCTCAGGTTCAGCGCCGAGATGCTCTCTGCGGGTAGGGGCTGGGTGGATTCCGCGGAGACACAGGCCCTGCAGTCGATGCCGGGTGATGCGGGTATCGCGCTGGCGATGCTGCCGCCCGAGTTGCGCGACATCGTGTACTACGCCTGTGTCGCCGACTACCGGAACACCGAGATCGCGGTGCTGCTCGGCATCCCGGTGGGTACGGTGGGGTCACGGCTGCACCGCGGGAAAGCCCTGCTGCGCGAGGCCCTCTCACCTTCGACCGATACCGGCCAGGCGCCCGACGAGACAAGGATGGCAGGATGACAGCACTTCCCGGCTGGGCCGCGGACCTCGGCATGTCGCCGCACCCGGAAGGGGGCTGGTACGCCGAGACCTGGCGCAGCGACCTGACCATCCCACAGGACGCACTACCCGACGGCTACGCCGGCCCCGCGCAGCGCGGGCACGGCCATCCTGTTCCTGCTGATGCCGGGGCAGGAATCCGCGTGGCACACCGTCCGCAGCGCCGAACTGTGGCTGTACCACCGCGGCAGCCCACTGTTGCTCGAAGTGGGGGCCGAGATGGCCGATACCACAACACATCTGCTGGGTTCCGACATCGCCGCAGGACAGCGGCCGCAGGTATTGGTACCGCCAGGACACTGGCAGCGCGCCCGTCCTCGCGACGACGAACCCACGCTGGTCAGTTGTGTCGTCGCACCCGGCTTCGACTTCACCGATTTCACGATGCACACGTGACAGGGCATCGCGCCTGACTACGAACCGAGTTCGGCCAGTTGGGGAACCGCCGGCGCCATCCCGTCGATCCAGGCCGCGGGGGATCCGGTGGTCGGTATGACAATCGCGGTGTGCACACCCAGTTTCGCGTAATCGGCCATGCTGCGGACGAATTCGTCACGCGTCTCGGGCGTCGGACGCGGATCGTTGTTGGCTATGATCGTCACCCGGATCTGGTCGAAGTCCCGGCCTACGGTGTCGCAGTGCCGTTTCAGGACGTCGATCTTGTGCCCGACCTCGTCGACCGACGACGCGAAAAGGTTGCACGCGTCTCCGTATTGGGCCACCAATCGCAGTGTCTTGCGTTCACCGCTGCCGCCGATCATCACCTTGGGCCGGTTGATGGGCTGCGGTGAACACAGGGTTTCCGCCAACTGGTAGTACTTGCCGTCGTACGGCCCGTTGTCGGCCGGGTCCCACATCTGCGCGCAGATCTGCAGCGTCTCCTCCAACCGCTCGAAGCGCTCGGCGAGCGGGGGGAACGGCACACCGAGTCCCACGTGTTCGCGCTCGAACCACGCCGCGCCGACGCCCAGAACCGCACGGCCACCCGAGAGTACGTCGAGCGTGGTGACGATCTTTGCCAGCAGGCCTGGGTGGCGGTAGGTGACACCGGTGACCAGGAGGCCCAACGGCACCGTCTCGGTATGCGCGGCGAGGTAACCCAGCGTGGTGTAGCCCTCGAGCATGTGTGCCTCGGCGGGCAGGCCCGTCGGCTCGATCTGGAAGAAATGGTCCATGAACGACAACCAGCTCGCACCGGCCGCCTCGGCGGACTCACCTACACGCGCGAGTTCACCGGCGATCGCGGTGGTGCCGCCGTCGATGTCGAAGATCGGAATGTGAAAACCAAGGTCCATGGGTCCTAGAACCGGTGTGGTCCACGTCGCATTCCCGTCAGATCGGCGGCACTGCCGGTGGGTCGATCAGGGATCGGTCGCCGTCGTAGCCGTTGAGCAGAGCGCCCGAGACGTCGTCGTGTGGGGCGCCCATCCGCAGCGCGCTCGCCTTGTCCAGACGCTGATAGTGGCGGATGTCCAGGTCGACAGGCCGCAGATACTCGGACAGGTGCTCCACGATGCGCGGTCCCAGGATCGGGATCAGCGCCGTCGAGGCCAGTGCGGCTCGGTAGCGCAGCCACTCCAGGGCGACCCCGGCCGCGGTTTGTCCGGTCTCGTCGGCGATCGCGAGGACCTCGTCGATCACCGCGGTCTGCTGGGAGTCCTTCTCGACGGCGCGGCCTGCCGCACTGAGCCGACCGGTCTCGCCCCGGCGATATTTGCCGGTGAGGAGCCCACCGGCAAGGGGCGAGTAGAGCAGGACGCCGAGGCCGTATGCCTCGGCCATCGGGAGCAGTTCCCGGTCGGCGGAGCGCTCGGCCAGGCTGTACTCGGTCTCGATGCAGATCGGCCGGGGCATGCCCAGCAGGTCCGCGCGGGCGGCGGCGCCCGCGATGCGCCAGGCCGGGAAGTTGGAGAACCCGCCGTACCGGATCTTGCCGGACCGCACCAGGTCCTCGAATCCCGCCA
Coding sequences:
- a CDS encoding aldo/keto reductase, producing the protein MRYRTLGRHTGLRVSEYALRTARFGAPGGDDDARAVFEAFVEAGGTAFATSNVYQDGRAEALLGDLMGRDRDDYVVVTKYSGENPNARTPRPGTTGNGRKTMMRSLEASLRRLNTDYVDVFMPHFPDQITPAEEIMAGFEDLVRSGKIRYGGFSNFPAWRIAGAAARADLLGMPRPICIETEYSLAERSADRELLPMAEAYGLGVLLYSPLAGGLLTGKYRRGETGRLSAAGRAVEKDSQQTAVIDEVLAIADETGQTAAGVALEWLRYRAALASTALIPILGPRIVEHLSEYLRPVDLDIRHYQRLDKASALRMGAPHDDVSGALLNGYDGDRSLIDPPAVPPI
- a CDS encoding RNA polymerase sigma factor, with product MFATCGAGATITGPDALAERFVRETEPVRDFLIRNAIRLTHQRADAEDLVQETLLKAYLSFGRYREGNHLKAWLARIMSNAWIDRHRSAQRRPAEQLSAEMADLRFSAEMLSAGRGWVDSAETQALQSMPGDAGIALAMLPPELRDIVYYACVADYRNTEIAVLLGIPVGTVGSRLHRGKALLREALSPSTDTGQAPDETRMAG
- a CDS encoding LLM class F420-dependent oxidoreductase translates to MDLGFHIPIFDIDGGTTAIAGELARVGESAEAAGASWLSFMDHFFQIEPTGLPAEAHMLEGYTTLGYLAAHTETVPLGLLVTGVTYRHPGLLAKIVTTLDVLSGGRAVLGVGAAWFEREHVGLGVPFPPLAERFERLEETLQICAQMWDPADNGPYDGKYYQLAETLCSPQPINRPKVMIGGSGERKTLRLVAQYGDACNLFASSVDEVGHKIDVLKRHCDTVGRDFDQIRVTIIANNDPRPTPETRDEFVRSMADYAKLGVHTAIVIPTTGSPAAWIDGMAPAVPQLAELGS
- a CDS encoding FAD-binding oxidoreductase, coding for MLQVHPTMVDELAMSMPERVHLPGSPEYGDAVAIWNGAVTERPAAVVRPTSSGDVQNVVRFAHEQRIPVTVRAGGHDWGGRALNEGGLVIDLSSMRKVYVDPAAREALVEGGATAEDVVQAAERHGLTAAAPNLADVGFTGFTLGGGYGPLNGIAGLGVDNLLEAHVVLADGRSVTANAGDEADLLWALRGGGANFGVVTHLRVRLHPVPHLATGVLMFPWEQAAEVMRRYDALAPSLPDGLTAQIGVIPAPDGGPVVFVAPYWVGDPDEGDRWVGELRRLGTPVVDQVAPMSPSAQLRLLDPLVPRGRHYEMRTVNVETLSSGVIDALVAAGSSRTSPASVLALHHFHGASTRIGVTDTAFGLRTPHFLVEIVAAWDADSGEDGERHRHWAQSTFDALGAHALPGGYPNLIGPDQRNQADAAYGPNAERLLAVKDRWDAGNVFTAIPLPSRSVTS